The genomic window CAGATCATCACCTTCGGCACCTTGCAGGCGCGGGCCGTGCTGCGCGACGTGGGCCGGGTGCTGCAGATGCCGTTGGGTCAGGTCGACCGGCTCTGCAAGATGGTGCCGAACAACCCGGCCGCGCCCGTCACCCTGGCCCAGGCCATCGACATCGAGCCGCGCCTGAAGGAGGCGCGCGACGCGGAGCCGGCGGTGAAGACCCTGCTGGAAACCGCGCTGGAGCTGGAGGGGCTATACCGCAACGCCTCGACCCACGCCGCGGGGATCGTCATCGGCGACCGGCCGCTGACGGAACTGGTGCCGCTGTATCAGGATCCGCGCTCCACCATTCCGGCGTCCCAGTTCAACATGAAATGGGTCGAGCCGGCTGGCCTGGTGAAGTTCGACTTCCTGGGCCTGAAGACGCTGACGGTGCTGGATCGGGCGCGCGGCTATCTCGAACGGCGCGGCGCAGCCGAGGACTGGAACAGCCTGCCGCTGGACGATGCGCGCACCTATGAACTGATGGCCTCTGGCCAGACGGTCGGGGTGTTCCAGCTGGAATCCCAGGGCATGCGAGACACCCTGCGCAAGATGCGCTGCGGCTCCATCGAAGAGATCACCGCCCTGATTTCGCTCTATCGGCCCGGGCCGATGGAGATGATCGACACCTATATCGACCGTAAGTTCGGGCGCGCCGAGGTCGATTACCTGCACCCCAGCCTGAAAGAGGTGCTGACCGAGACCTACGGCGTCATCATCTACCAGGAACAGGTGATGAAGATCGCCCAGATCCTGGCGGGCTACAGCCTGGGCGAGGCCGACCTGCTGCGCCGGGCGATGGGCAAGAAGAAGAAGGAGGAGATGGATTTCCAGCGCCTTCGCTTCGTCAAGGGCGCCGCCGAAAAGGCCGTGCCGGAATCGCAGTCCGGCTCCATCTTCGATCTGGTCGCCAAGTTCGCCGGATACGGCTTCAACAAGTCCCACGCCGCCGCCTATGCCCTGATTTCGTTCCAGACGGGGTGGTTGAAGGCCAATCAGCCGGTCGAGTTCTTCGCGGCGTCCATGAGCCTGGACTTGTCGAACACCGACAAGCTGGCGGTCTTCTATCAGGACGCCAAACGGTTCGACGTGCCGGTCCTGGCGCCCGACATCAATCGCTCGTCGGCCGACTTCGACGTGGCCTGGGACGACGACAAGGGCGCGGTGCTCTACGCCTTGGGCGCGATCCGAAACGTGGGTCTCGAGGCGATGAAACACGTCATCGAGGTCCGCGAGACGGGCGGGCGCTTCGCCGACATCTTCGACTTCCTCGAGCGCGTCGATCCGCGCAGCGTGAACAAGCGCGCGTTGGAAGGTCTGGCCAAGGCCGGCGCCTTCGACAGCATCCACCCCAACCGGCGGCAGTTGCTGGAACAGGCCGACGTTCTGATGGCCTATTGCCAGAGTGTGGCGGCCGAACGCGCGTCGTCGCAGGTGTCATTGTTCGGCGGCGACCAGGCCCATGCCGCGCGCCCGCGTCTGAAGAGCGTCGAGCCCTGGGTCGGGCCGGAGCGGCTGGATCACGAACTGTCGGCGGTCGGCTTCTATCTGTCGGGCCACCCGCTGGACGAGATGACCTCAGCCCTGAAGCGCAAGCGCGTCACCTTCGTCGCCGAAGCGATTCCGCTGGCTGAGTCGGGCCACGAGGCGTTCCAGATGGCCGGCGTCGTGCGTCGCAAACAGGAGCGGGCCAGCGCGCGGACGGGCGAGAAGTTCGCCTTCGTGACCTTCTCGGATCCGACGGGCGAGTTCGAATGCCTGTTCCCGCCCGAACAACTGCGCAAATGCCGCGAGGTGCTGGAGCCCGGCGCCTCGGTCATGGTGCGGGTGCGCGCCAAGTCGTCGGAAGGGGAGGTGCGCTTCTTCGGCGACGACGCCTCGCAAATGGACAATCTGCTGGACGACGCCAACATCGGCCTTCGTATCCATGTCTCGGCCCGCAGCGCGGACGCTGAGGCGCTGAAGGCGCGGCTGGAACGCGCGCGATCGGGCGCGATCGGCAAGGGGGGCGAGGTGTCGCTGATGATCGCGGGCCTCGATCAGGGGCGCGAGGTCGAGGTCAAGATTCCCGGCCGCTACCGCCTGGACGGCGCCTTGCGCGGCGCGCTGAAGTCGGCGGCGGGCGTCGTCATGCTGGAGGACGCCTGATGTGCGTCGCCGCGTTGATTTCGGCTTGGCTCTTGCTGGGGGTGGTCCCTCGGTCGCTTTAGTCCCACAGCCCCTTGCTCCAATGGAAAGCCAGACCATGTCCCACGCTGTCGGAACCTTCGAGGTTCAGATGACGCCTGTCGCGGCCGAGGCCGACTCACCCGCCGGAGCGCCGGGCCGGATGCGGCTGTCCAAGACCTTTCACGGAGATCTGGAAGGTGAGGGCGCCGGCGAGATGCTGGGCCTTCTGACCAGTGGTTTTGGCGCCTATGTCGCGATGGAACGCGTGTCAGGGATACTCAACGGACGACGCGGCGCCTTCGCCTTGGTCCATCGAGGGGTCATGGAGGCGGGCAGCCAGGATTTGCTGATCACCATTGTTCCCGGTTCCGGCGAAGGCGATTTGGCGGGGATTGCGGGCGTCTTTCATCTGAAGATCGAGGGCGGCGTTCATCGCTACGATCTGGAATACAAGCTTCCCTGACGGTCGATCGTGAACCCCGGATCAATGGTCAAGCTTTTGATTTTTTGGAACCTCACGGGCGCGTGATGGGTTTGGTCAGTCCATAGGGAGACTGTTCCAATGAAATATCTCGCCATCGCCAGCGTCGCGTCGCTGGCCCTTCTCGCCGCCTGCAACCAAGGTGGCGACAGCGCCGCCCAGAACACCGGCGAAGCGGTCAACGCCACCCAGGACGCCACGTCCGGCGTCGTCGGCCAGACCTCGGCCATGACCATGGGCGCCAACACCGTCGACGGTTTCGTCACCGGTCTGGGCACCGGCAACATGTACGAGCTGGAAGCCGCCAAGATCGCCGCCGCCAAGTCCAAGAATGCGGACGTGAAGGCCCTGGCCGCGATGATCACCAAGGATCACACCGCCGCCGGTGAGAAGCTCGCCGCCGCTCAGGCGACCGCTGCGCCGAACGTCGCCATCCCCACGACGCTGGACGAACGCCGCAAGGGCTTGATCGACAATCTGAACGCCGCGACGCCGGACGACTTCGACAAAGTCTATTTGGACCAGCAGGTGGCCGCCCACAACGAGACGTTGACGCTGCTGAACGGCTTTGCCGACAACACCGAAGCGCCCGCCCTGGCCACCCTTGCGCGCGAACTGGTGACGCCTGTCACCGCGCACCGCGACCGCGCCCGGACCCTGCTGGACGCGATGAAGTAAAAGCAGTCGTCGCGTTGCTGACCAAAGGCGGTCCCGAAAGGGGCCGCCTTTTCGCATTTGCAGGGCTGCGCTTGCTATTGCGGCCTATCCGGCCTACATGGCCCCCGCATTTCGCAACGCGGGAGAGGCGCGCTTCGGGGAGACATCCCGATCCGCACCATTCCGAGGGTCTTCAGACCTTTAATCCCCCGCGCCACGTTTGATCGGAAAAAGGACTGAACGATCATGGCTCTGCCTGAATTCTCGATGCGCACCCTGCTTGAAGCCGGCGCCCACTTCGGCCACCAGACGCACCGCTGGAACCCGAAGATGGACCGCTACATCTTCGGCTCGCGCTCGAACATCCACATCATCGACCTGTCGCAGACGATGCCGCTGTTCCACCAGGCTCTGGTGGCCGTGCGCGAAGTCGCCGCCAAGGGCGGTCGCGTTCTGTTCGTCGGCACCAAGCGCCAGGCGGCAGAGCCGGTCGCCGAAGCCGCCAAGCGCTGCGCCCAGTACTACATGAACAACCGTTGGCTCGGCGGCACGCTGACCAACTGGCGCACCGTGTCGGGCTCGATCGCTCGTCTGCGTGAGCTGGAAGGCATTCTGGAAAACGGCGGCGAAGGCCGCGTCAAGAAAGAGCTGCTGAACCTGCAGCGCGAGAAGGACAAGCTTGAGCTGTCGCTGGGCGGCATCAAGGACATGGGTTCGATCCCGGACATCATGTTCGTGATCGACACCAACAAGGAAGCGATCGCGATCCAGGAAGCCCGCAAGCTGAACATCCCGATCATCGCCATCCTGGACACCAACTCGGACCCGGACGGCATCACTTATCCGGTCCCCGGCAACGACGACGCCGCCCGCGCCATCCAAACCTACTGCGACCTGATCGCCGACGCCGTCCTGGACGGTCTGGCCGCCGGCGCCTCGGCCTCGGGCATCGACCTGGGCGCTTCGGAAGCTCCGGTCGAGCCGATGCTGCGTGAAGCCTCGGCCCCCAAGGCTGAAGCCGAAGCCGCGCCGGCCGGCACGGAAGGCGCCGCCGCCGAACTGGAAGCCGCTGCTGAGCCGGCTGCCGAAACCGAGAAGGCCGAGGGCTGATCGCCCGCCGGGCGGCGTTCGCGTTCTTGAGCGCCGCCTGACGAACTGACACACGGCCGGGCTAAATCAGTCCGGCCGTTCCCACATACGAAATCCCCCAAGGAGAAGAACATGGCCGAGATCACTGCCGCCCTCGTGAAGGAGCTTCGCGAGCGTTCGGGCGTCGGCATGATGGACTGCAAGAAGGCGCTGGTCGAAAACGACGGCAACATCGAAGCAGCGATTGACTGGCTGCGCGCCAAGGGCCTGTCCAAGGCCGCCAAGAAGGCCGACCGCGTCGCCGCTGAAGGTCTGGTCGCCGTCGCCTCGAAGGAAGACGGCAAGGGCGAAGTCGCCGCCGCCATCGAGTTCAATGCCGAAACCGACTTCGTCGCCCGTAACGAGCTGTTCCAGAACGCCGCCAAGTCGTTCGCCCAACTGGGTCTTGAGCACCACTCGGTCGAGGCCCTGCACGGCGCCGAACTGGAAGCCGGCAAGACGGTCCAGGACGAAGTGACCAACATGATCGCCACCATCGGCGAGAACATGCAACTGCGCCGCGCCGCCCGCCTGTCGGTGTCGGAAGGCGTCGTCTCGACCTACGTCCACAACGCGGTTTCGCCGGGCGTCGGCCGTATCGGCGTGCTGGTCGCGCTGGAAGGTGAGGGCGACAAGACCGCGCTTCGCGAACTGGGCCGCAAGATCGCCATGCACGTCGCCGCCACCGCGCCGCTGTCGCTGAACACCGACGACCTGGACCCCGCCGCCATCGAGAAGGAACGCACCGTTCTGACCGAAAAGGCCAAGGAAGAAGGTCGCCCGGAAGCCATGATCGCCAAGATCGTGGAAGGTCAGATCAACAAGTTCCAGAAGGACGTGGTGCTGTCCAAGCAGCCGTTCGTCATGGATCCGGACGTGACCATCGAACAACTGGTCGCCAACTCGGCCAAGGAACTGGGCTCCTCTAACCTGCACCTGGCCGGCTTTGTCCGCCTGGCGCTGGGTGAAGGCGTCGAGAAGGTCGAAGGCCCCGACTTCGCGTCGGAAGTCGCCTCGATGATGGGCGGCAACTAAAAAACATTCCCCTCATTCGTGAGGGTTTTGTATCAGAAGGGCGCGTTCGGCTTTGATGGCCGGCGCGCCTTTCGTCTATAAGAAGCCGCCTGATTCAATGGCGCCGCAGTCAAACGGACCTTCCCGCATGCCCGACGCCCCCTCGACCTTCCGCTACAAACGCGTCCTGCTGAAGGTGTCGGGCGAGGTGCTGATGGGCGACCAGTCGTTCGGCGTCGATATGAAGACCGTCGATGCTGTGGCCAAGGCCGTCGCGGACGTCGCGGCCGAGGGCGTCGAAATCTGCCTGGTCATCGGCGGCGGCAACATCTTCCGCGGTCTGTCCAAGGCGGCGGCCGGTATGGAGCGCGCCCAGGCCGACTATATGGGCATGCTTGCGACGATCATGAACGCCCTGGCCATGCAGTCGGCGCTGGAGAAGATCGGCGTCTCGACCCGCGTGCAGAGCGCCATCCCGATGGCCGCCATCGCCGAACCCTACATCCGCCGTCGCGCCCTGCGGCACCTGGAAAAGGGCCGGGTCGTGATCTTCGCCGCCGGCGTGGGCGCACCGTTCTTCACCACGGACTCGGGCGCGGCGCTACGTGCGGCCGAAATGGGCTGCGACGCGCTGCTGAAGGGCACCAGTGTGGACGGGGTCTATACCGCCGACCCGAAGAAGGATCCCGACGCGACGCGGTATGAGACGCTGTCCTATCAGGATGTGCTGGCCAAGGATCTGCGCGTCATGGACGCCTCGGCCATCGCCATGATGCGCGACACGGGCATACCGATCGTGGTCTTCTCCATTCGGGAAGACAACTCGCTGCGCCGGACCCTGACCGGCGAAGGCACGTTCACGGTCATTCAGGACGTCGCCTGAGCGTTCGCCTGACTAGGAAAGACAAGAGAGACCAAGACCATGGCAAAGCCTGAACTGAAGACCTATCGCGACCGCATGGATCGCTCCGTCGCCGCACTCAAGGAAGAGTTCAGCGGTTTGCGCACCGGTCGCGCCAACGCCGGCCTGCTGGAGCCCGTGCGGGTCGAAGCCTACGGCTCGGCCTCGCCGCTGACCGCCGTCGCCGCGATCAGCGTGCCCGAGCCGCGCATGATCAGCGTCAGCGTCTGGGACAAGGGCATGGTGGTCGCCGTCGAAAAGGCGATCCGCAACGCCAATCTGGGCCTGAATCCGATCGTGGACGGCCAGACCCTGCGCATTCCGGTGCCGCCTCTGACCGAGGAACGCCGCAAGGACCTGGTCAAGCTGGCCGGCAAATACGCCGAGCAGCAGAAGATTTCGGTTCGCAACGTCCGCCGCGACGCCAACGACGACCTGAAGAAGGCCGAGAAGGCCGGCGAGATCAGCCAGGACGAGCAAAAGAAGATGGAAACGGAGGTCCAGAAGGACACCGACGCGGCCATCAAGCGCATCGACGAGACCTTGAAGACAAAGGAACAAGAGATCATGCAGGTCTGAGGCGAAACGGCTGGGTCCGGAAGGGATCGCACGACAGATGACGGCAGACCGCGCCGCGCCTTCAGGCCAAAGCCCAGACAAGCAGGGTCAGGACGGCCCGCGCCACGTCGCCATCATCATGGACGGCAATGGACGCTGGGCGAAGGCGCGCGGTCTGCCGCGCGCTCTTGGCCACCGCGAAGGCGTTCAGGCGCTGAAGCGCACGATCCAGGCGGCGCCGGATCTCGGCATCGATTGCCTGACCGTGTTCGGCTTCTCAACCGAGAACTGGAGCCGGCCCGAGGACGAGGTGTCGGACCTGATGGGGCTGGTGCGCTCCTACGTCGCCAGCGATTTGGCCAGGCTGACCAAGGCCGGCGTACGGCTGAAGATCCTGGGACGACGCGAAGGACTGCCGGCCGACATCGCCGCCATCATCGAACGGGCCGAGGCCCAGACCGCCCATAACGACCGGTTCCTGTTGCAGGTCGCCTTTAACTATGGCGGTCGTGCGGATCTGGTGGACGCGGCGCGTCGGCATATGGAGCGGGTGCTGGCGGGTGAGACGGTCGAGCCTTTCAACGAGGCGATCCTGACCTCAGGCCTGGCCACGGCGGGCTCGCCGCCGCTGGATTTGATCGTGCGCACGTCGGGCGAGCAGCGACTGTCGAACTTCCTGTTGTGGGAGGCCGCCTACGCCGAGCTCGTGTTCCAGGACATTCTGTGGCCCGACTATGGCCCCAAGGCGCTGGCTGAAGCGATCTCAGCCTTTGGTCAGCGCGATCGCCGTTTCGGCGGACGCGTGATCGCGCCTGAGCGCGCGACAGCCTGATGGCGGTCAAGGGTCGGGATATCGCCCTCAGGGCTGCGTCCGCCGTCGTGCTCGCGCCCGCCGCCGTCGCTGCGACGTGGGGCGGCGGCGTGTGGTTCCTGGCGCTGATGATCGTCGCCAGCGTCGTCCTGGCGTTCGAATGGGCGGCGATGAGTGCGCCCCATGCACGCCGCGTCATGGGCGGCGCGGTCAGCTTCGGCGTCGTGGCGGCGGTGATAAGCGCGCATTTCGGCGCTATGTCCGTCGCCTTCATCATGCTGGTGTTCGGCGCGGTCGCGGCCGGGGTCTATGCCCGCAGCCGAGGGCAGGAGGCGCTGGATGCCGCCTATGGCGTGCTCTATCTCGGCTGGCCTTCGGTCCTGCTGATTTGGCTGCGCGACGTCGACAGTTTGATCGGGCTGCACTGGACCGTGCTGGTCTTCGCCGTCGCTTGGTCGGCCGACATCGTGGCCTATCTGGCGGGATCCACCTTTGGCGGCCCCAAGCTGTGGCCGCGCTTCTCGCCGAACAAGACCTGGTCCGGGTTCATCGGCGGCGTTGCGGCCGGCGCGGTTGCGGGCGCCGTCATGACGGCCTGGGTCAATATGGGCGCCTTGAGCGTCGTCTGGGGAGCAGTGCTAGGCTTTGCGGGGGCCTTGGCGACCATGGCGGGCGACCTGTGGGAATCGGCGCTGAAGCGACGGTTCGGGGTCAAGGATGCGGGGAACACCATTCCCGGCCACGGCGGCCTGCTGGACCGCGTCGATGGCCTGATGTTCGCGGTCGTGGTCGTCGCGGCGGGCCGACTTATCGTGCTGATGCTGGAGCGTGGGGCGTGATCCGGCGCCGCGTCACTGTGCTTGGCGCGACCGGATCGGTCGGCGCCTCTACACTGGACCTGATGGCTCAAGCCGAGGCGACGGGCACAGGCGCGTTCGAGGTCGAGGCCCTGACGGGCGGCGCCAATATCGCCAAACTGGCCGAGCAGGCTAAACGCTGGCGGCCCAAGCTGGCCGTGACTGCCGATGCGGCGCGGTTGGACGAACTGCGTGACGCCTTGTCCGGCACGGATGTCTCTGTCGCCGCCGGCGACGCCGCGATCGTCGAGGCGGCGACGCGACCTGCCGACTGGATCATGGCGTCCATCGTCGGAGCGGCGGGTTTGAAGTCCGCCTGGGCGGCGGCGGGAACGGGCGCGACCCTGGCGCTGGCCAACAAGGAAAGTCTGGTCTGCTGCGGCTCCGCCCTGATCGAACGGGTCAAGCGGGCAGGGGGGCGTTTGATCCCCGTCGATTCTGAGCACTCCGCCATCTTCCAGGTGTTTCCGGCCGAAGCGCCTGAGCGGGTGGCCAAGCTGATCCTGACCGCATCGGGCGGGCCGTTTCGCAAGACTCCGCGCGAACAGATGGTCGCCATCACGCCAGAACAGGCCGTCGCCCACCCCAACTGGAGCATGGGCGCCAAGATTTCGGTCGATAGCGCGACGATGGCCAACAAGGGCCTGGAGATGATCGAGGCGGCTTATCTGTTCGATATGCCGCAGGATCGGATCGACGTCGTGGTGCACCCCGAATCGATCATCCACAGCCTTGTGGAATATGTGGATGGTTCGACCCTGGCCCAGATGGGACCGCCGGATATGCGCACGCCGATCGCATGCGCCCTGGCCTGGCCGGATCGGATCGCGTGGCCGGCGCCCAAGCTGGATCTGGCTCAGCTAGGTCAGCTGACGTTCGAAGCGCCCGATCTGACGCGCTTTCCCGCCCTCGATCTGGCGCGTCAGGCCCTGAAGGCGGGCGGCGCGACGCCGGCCGTGTTCAACGCCGCCAATGAGGTCGCCGCCTTCGCCTTCCTTGACCGCAAGCTGGCGTTTCTCAATATTGCCGCAGTCGTCGCCGAAACCCTTGAGCGTGCGACGAAAGCGGGGATGGCTTTCGGTTCTGGAGACGCCTGCAGTGCGGCCCTTTCGGTCGACGCCGAGACGCGTCGAATGGCCGAGACCGTCATCGCCGGCCTTGCGAATGCGGCCTGACAGCAGGCCAGGGGAGACGATTTTCGAATGCTGGGCGTCCTGGGTCAGGTCCTGATCTCCATCGCCTCGTTCCTGCTGGTGCTGACCTTCATCGTCACCATCCACGAACTGGGTCACTTCCTCGTCGCGCGCGCCTTTGGCGTGAAGGTGGACCGGTTCGCGGTCGGCTTCGGCAAGGCCGTGGCCAGCCGCACCGATCGTCACGGCATCGAATGGCGTCTCGGTTGGCTGCCGCTGGGCGGCTATGTGAAGTTCTCGGGCGATCTGGATGCGTCCAGCGTGCCTGATCGGGCTGGACTGGACGAACTGCGCCGCCGCGTGGTCGCCGAGCGTGGACCGGGCGCCGAGCGCGATTATTTCCACTTCAAGCCGGTGTGGCAGCGCGCCCTGATCGTCGCGGCCGGGCCCATCGCGAACTTCATCCTGGCCATCACCATCTTCGCCGTCGTCTTCATGGCCGTCGGCGTGTCTCTGCGCCCCGCGCGTGTTGCTCAGGTCCAGGCGGGATCGCCGGCCGCCGCCGGCGGTTTCCAGGTCGGCGACCTGATCACCGAGGTGAACGGCAAGGCCATCAAGGACGGAAGCGCGGTCACCCGCACCGTCATGCTATCGACCGGCGATCCCGTACGTTTCACGGTCGAGCGCGCCGGGCGTCCCGTCGAACTGGTCGCGACGCCGGAACGTCGCGAGGAAAACGACCCCATCGCCGGACGCGTCAAGGTCGGCCGCATCGGCCTGGGGCTAGGCCCGTCGGCCGGCGATGTCCGCCACGTGCGTTACGGCCCTGTCGACGCCGTCGTGGAGGGCGCGCGCCAGACGGCCGACGTGATCGGCTCGACCCTGACCTACCTCGGACGTCTGGCGACGGGGCGCGAGTCGGGCGATCAGTTCAGCGGCCCGTTGGGCATGGCCAAGGCGACGGGCTCGCTGACCACGGCTGCGGTCGAAGCCAATCCAGCGCCTGGCGCCATGGCGATCAACCTGATCCTGACGCTGACAACCTTGGCCGCCATACTTTCGATCGGAATCGGCTTTCTAAATCTGCTTCCCATTCCGGTCCTCGACGGCGGGCATCTGCTTTTCTACGGCTATGAGGCTGTGGCGAAACAGCCTGTGTCGGCGCGGTTCCAGGAGATGGGCTATCGTGCAGGCCTTGCGCTTTTGGCGGGATTTATGTTGTTCGCAACGTGGAACGACCTACAGAAGCTCAATATCTTCCAATTCCTCGGCGGGCTCGTCTCGTGAGCCGACGCCAGCCCCCGACGGTTTCCCGAATGAATGACATGACCTCTCGCGCCGCCGTTCGACTGAGCGCCCGCTCCAGCCTGCTGGCTTTGGCGGTCGCCGCCGGTCTGGGCGCACCCGCGCTGGCCCAGACTGCGCCGGCCCAAACTTCGCCGACGACGCCGGCTCAAACGCCGGCCCAGACGGCCCCGGCGAGCGCCGCCGAACCGCGCGTCGAGATCGCTGCGCCGCAGACGATCACGATCAACCGCATCATTGTGCAGGGCGCGCAGCGGATCGACCAGACGACGGTCCTGTCCTATTTGCCGATCCGTCCCGGTGATGCTGTCGACGCCTCGGTGCTGGACGTCGCGGTGCGCACCCTGTCGCGCACGGGCCTGTTCGCCGATGTGCAACTGGGCATCCAGAACGGCGACCTGATCGTCCAGATCGTCGAGAACCCGATCATCAACCAGGTGGTGTTCGAGGGAAATAAGGCGCTGTCAAAGGACAAGCTGACCAAGGAAGTGACCCTGGCGCCGCGCGGCATCTATACCCGCGCCAAGGTTCAGGAAGACGTCGGCGCCATTGTCGAGCTTTATCGCCTGCAGGGCCGTATCTCTGCGACCGTGACGCCGAAGCTGGTCCAGTTGGAACAGAACCGCGTCGATGTGATCTTCGAGATCAACGAAGGCCCGCAGACCGGCATCAGCGCCATCAACGTCTTGGGCAACGAAGCGTTTTCGGATCGCGACGTGCGCGGCGTGATGGTCACCGAGAAGTCGACCTGGTGGAAGTTCTTCTCCAATAACGACAATTACGATCCCAACCGCCTGGAATACGACCAGGAGCAGTTGCGGAAGTTTTACACCAACCGCGGCTATTACGACTTCCGCGTGGTGTCCTCGGTTGCCGAACTGCAGCCTGACGATCAGGCGTTCCAGCTGACGCTGACGCTGAATGAAGGCGACAAGTACAACTTCGGTGAGATCAAGGTCGTCACCCAGAACGACCGGCTGAACGCCGACTTCCTGAAGGCCCTGGTGCCGATCCGGGAAGGCCAACTGTACGAAAGCGACAAGATCGAACAGGCGGTCGACGCCCTGACGTTCGCGGCGGGATCGGCCGGCTATGCCTTCGTCGAGATCAATCCGACCTACAAGGCCAATCCCGAGACGGACACGGTCGATGTAACCTTCAATGTGTCCGAGGGCCAGCGCGTCTATATCGATCGCATCAATGTGGTCGGCAACACCCGCACGATCGACCCGGTGATCCGCCGCGAACTGCTGCTGACCGAGGGCGACGCCTTCAACCGCGCCCTGATGGAGCGCTCGCGCAACAACTTGCGCGCCCTGGGCTTTTTCAAGGACGTGACGGTCGAGGAAACGCGCGGCAGCGCGCCGGACCGCTCGGTCATCAACGTCAACGTCCAGGAACAGCCGACCGGCGAACTGTCCGTCGGAGCGGGCTTTAGCTCCGTCGACTCCTTCACCGTCAATCTGGGCATCTCGGAGCGGAACTTCCGTGGGCGCGGCCAGAATGTGGTGGCCCGTCTGGAGTGGGGTTCGCTGCGCCAGCAGGTCGACTTCCGCTTCACGGAGCCGAAGTTCCTGGGACGCGATCTGCGCGCGGGCTTCGACCTGTTCCACTCGCGCTATGACTTGAGCAAATACTCGTCCTACGATTACCGCTCAACCGGCGGCGGGGTGCGTCTTTCCTATCCGCTGAACGGCAACATGCTGCTCAGCACGCGCTATTTCCTGAAGTCGGACGAGATCATCGTCCCGACCGGCTATTGCAACGGCGTGGGGCGAGGCTCGTCTGCCCTGTGCGATCAGGTCGGCAGCTTCATCAACTCGTCGGCTGGCTATACGCTGCAGGTCAACTACACCAACGATCCGATCCGTCCGACGCGCGGCTGGGCCGGGTCGCTGCGTCAGGACCTCGCGGGTCTGGGCGGCGATGTGAACTATGTGAAGACCGAGGCCGACGCGAGCTGGTACTACGGCTTCACGCCGAACTGGATCGTCAGCGTTCAGGGTTCGACCGGCTACGTCAGCGGCTGGAACGGCGACCCGATCCGCATCAACGACCGCTTCTTCAAGGGCGGCAACAGCTTCCGCGGCTTCGAGACAGCCGGTATGGGGCCGCGCGATCTGACCACGACCGACGCTCTGGGCGGCAACTTCTACGCCATCGGCACGGTCGAACTGACCCTGCCGAACTATCTGCCTGAGCAGTACGGCATCAAGACCTCGCTGTTCGCCGATGTCGGTACGCTGGGCGTGCTGGATGACCGCTACAAGCTGACGTCCACCGGAACGGTGAACACAAATATCGCCGATGAGCTGTCGCTGCGCGCGTCGGCGGGCGTCAGCATCCACTGGAAGTCGCCGATGGGTCCGATCCGCTTCGACATCTCCAAGGTTCTGTCCAAGGAAGACTACGACAAGACGGAATCCTTCCGCTTCTCGACCTCCACTCAGTTCTAATCGCGGCTTTTTCGACCGCACGAGGAAACACCATGAAAGCTCTGATCATCGCGGCGACCGCCGCTGCTTCGCTCATCGCCACCGCTGCGTCCGCGCAGCAGGCCAGCGCGCCTGCCAACCCCGGCCCGGTCATCCCCGGCGTGTGCGTGTATTACAACGCGCGTCTCTTGGCCCAGTCGTCGGCCGGTCAGGCCGTCGAAGCCCGCATGCAACAGCTGGCCCAGGAGGTTCAGGGCGAACTACAACCTTACGCCACGTCCATCCAGTCGGACGCGCAGCAACTGCAAGCCTCGGGTTCCAGCCTACCGGCCGACCAACTGCAACAGCGCCGTCAGGCCCTGCAGCAGCGCGCG from Brevundimonas fontaquae includes these protein-coding regions:
- the tsf gene encoding translation elongation factor Ts, whose product is MAEITAALVKELRERSGVGMMDCKKALVENDGNIEAAIDWLRAKGLSKAAKKADRVAAEGLVAVASKEDGKGEVAAAIEFNAETDFVARNELFQNAAKSFAQLGLEHHSVEALHGAELEAGKTVQDEVTNMIATIGENMQLRRAARLSVSEGVVSTYVHNAVSPGVGRIGVLVALEGEGDKTALRELGRKIAMHVAATAPLSLNTDDLDPAAIEKERTVLTEKAKEEGRPEAMIAKIVEGQINKFQKDVVLSKQPFVMDPDVTIEQLVANSAKELGSSNLHLAGFVRLALGEGVEKVEGPDFASEVASMMGGN
- the pyrH gene encoding UMP kinase, with translation MPDAPSTFRYKRVLLKVSGEVLMGDQSFGVDMKTVDAVAKAVADVAAEGVEICLVIGGGNIFRGLSKAAAGMERAQADYMGMLATIMNALAMQSALEKIGVSTRVQSAIPMAAIAEPYIRRRALRHLEKGRVVIFAAGVGAPFFTTDSGAALRAAEMGCDALLKGTSVDGVYTADPKKDPDATRYETLSYQDVLAKDLRVMDASAIAMMRDTGIPIVVFSIREDNSLRRTLTGEGTFTVIQDVA
- the frr gene encoding ribosome recycling factor, producing MAKPELKTYRDRMDRSVAALKEEFSGLRTGRANAGLLEPVRVEAYGSASPLTAVAAISVPEPRMISVSVWDKGMVVAVEKAIRNANLGLNPIVDGQTLRIPVPPLTEERRKDLVKLAGKYAEQQKISVRNVRRDANDDLKKAEKAGEISQDEQKKMETEVQKDTDAAIKRIDETLKTKEQEIMQV
- the uppS gene encoding polyprenyl diphosphate synthase — its product is MDGNGRWAKARGLPRALGHREGVQALKRTIQAAPDLGIDCLTVFGFSTENWSRPEDEVSDLMGLVRSYVASDLARLTKAGVRLKILGRREGLPADIAAIIERAEAQTAHNDRFLLQVAFNYGGRADLVDAARRHMERVLAGETVEPFNEAILTSGLATAGSPPLDLIVRTSGEQRLSNFLLWEAAYAELVFQDILWPDYGPKALAEAISAFGQRDRRFGGRVIAPERATA
- a CDS encoding phosphatidate cytidylyltransferase, which gives rise to MAVKGRDIALRAASAVVLAPAAVAATWGGGVWFLALMIVASVVLAFEWAAMSAPHARRVMGGAVSFGVVAAVISAHFGAMSVAFIMLVFGAVAAGVYARSRGQEALDAAYGVLYLGWPSVLLIWLRDVDSLIGLHWTVLVFAVAWSADIVAYLAGSTFGGPKLWPRFSPNKTWSGFIGGVAAGAVAGAVMTAWVNMGALSVVWGAVLGFAGALATMAGDLWESALKRRFGVKDAGNTIPGHGGLLDRVDGLMFAVVVVAAGRLIVLMLERGA
- the dxr gene encoding 1-deoxy-D-xylulose-5-phosphate reductoisomerase, which gives rise to MIRRRVTVLGATGSVGASTLDLMAQAEATGTGAFEVEALTGGANIAKLAEQAKRWRPKLAVTADAARLDELRDALSGTDVSVAAGDAAIVEAATRPADWIMASIVGAAGLKSAWAAAGTGATLALANKESLVCCGSALIERVKRAGGRLIPVDSEHSAIFQVFPAEAPERVAKLILTASGGPFRKTPREQMVAITPEQAVAHPNWSMGAKISVDSATMANKGLEMIEAAYLFDMPQDRIDVVVHPESIIHSLVEYVDGSTLAQMGPPDMRTPIACALAWPDRIAWPAPKLDLAQLGQLTFEAPDLTRFPALDLARQALKAGGATPAVFNAANEVAAFAFLDRKLAFLNIAAVVAETLERATKAGMAFGSGDACSAALSVDAETRRMAETVIAGLANAA